One Microcebus murinus isolate Inina chromosome 22, M.murinus_Inina_mat1.0, whole genome shotgun sequence DNA segment encodes these proteins:
- the AIFM3 gene encoding apoptosis-inducing factor 3 isoform X1 has protein sequence MGGCFSKPKPVELKIEVVLPEKERGKEELLASGKGSPRAYQGNGTARHFHAEERLPTPHPYPGAQDCVEAAVCHVKDLENGQMREVELGWGKALLVKDSGEFHALGHKCPHYGAPLVKGVLSRGRVRCPWHGACFNISTGDLEDFPGLDSLHKFQVKIEKEKVYVRASKQALQLQRRTKVMAKCISPSAGHSGSTNVLIVGAGAAGLVCAETLRQEGFSDRIVLCTLDRHLPYDRPKLSKSLDAQPEQLALRPKEFFRAYGIEVLTEAQVVTVDVRNKKVVFKDGFKLEYSKLLLAPGSSPKTLSCKGKEVENVFAIRTPEDANRVVRLARGRNVVIVGAGFLGMEVAAYLTEKAHSVSVVELEDTPFRRFLGQRVGRALMKMFENNRVKFYMQTEVSELRAQEGQLKEVVLKSSKVVRADVCVVGIGAVPATGFLRQSGIGLDSRGFIPVNKMMQTNIPGVFAAGDAVTFPLAWRNNRKVNIPHWQMAHAQGRVAAQNMLAQEAEISTVPYLWTAMFGKSLRYTGYGEGFDDVIIQGDLEELKFVAFYTKGDEVIAVASMNYDPIVSKVAEVLASGRAIRKREVELFVLHSKTGDMSWLTGKGS, from the exons ATGGGCGGCTGCTTCTCCAAGCCCAAGCCAG TGGAGCTCAAGATCGAAGTGGTGCTGCCCGAGAAGGAGCGGGGCAAGGAGGAGCTGCTGGCCAGCGGGAAGGGCAGCCCCCGGGCCTACCAGGGCAACGGCACGGCCCGCCACTTCCACGCCGAGGAGCGCCTGCCCACTCCTCACCCCTACCCTGGCGCCCAGGACTGTGTGGAGGCTGCCGTCTGCCACGTCAAGGACCTGGAGAATGGCCA GATGCGGGAagtggagctgggctgggggaaggCGTTGCTGGTGAAGGACAGCGGGGAATTCCACGCGCTGGGCCACAAGTGTCCGCACTACGGCGCACCCCTGGTGAAAG GTGTGCTGTCCCGTGGCCGAGTGCGCTGCCCCTGGCATGGTGCCTGCTTCAACATCAGCACCGGGGACTTGGAGGACTTCCCGGGCCTGGACAGTCTGCACAAGTTCCAG GTGAAGATTGAGAAGGAAAAGGTGTACGTCCGGGCCAGCAAACAG gccctgcagctgcAGCGAAGGACCAAGGTGATGGCCAAGTGCATCTCTCCaagtgctgggcacagtggcagcACCAATGTGCTCATTGTGGGTGCAG GTGCAGCTGGCCTGGTGTGTGCGGAGACTCTGCGGCAGGAGGGCTTCTCGGACCGGATCGTCTTGTGCACGCTGGACCGGCACCTCCCCTATGACCGACCCAAGCTCAGCAAG TCCCTGGACGCACAGCCCGAGCAGCTGGCCCTGAGGCCCAAGGAGTTCTTCCGAGCCTATGGCATCGAGGTGCTCACTGAGGCCCAG GTGGTCACAGTGGATGTGAGAAACAAGAAGGTCGTGTTCAAAGATGGCTTCAAGCTGGAATACAGCAAGCTGCTGCTGGCGCCGGGGAGCAG CCCTAAGACCCTGAGCTGCAAAGGCAAAGAGGTGGAGAACGTGTTCGCCATCCGGACGCCAGAGGACGCCAATCGCGTGGTGAGACTGGCCCGAGGCCGCAATGTGGTCATCGTGGGAGCCGGCTTCCTGG gGATGGAGGTGGCCGCTTACCTGACGGAGAAGGCCCACTCGGTGTCCGTGGTGGAGCTGGAGGACACGCCCTTCAGGAGGTTCCTGGGGCAGCGTGTGGGCCGAGCCCTGATGAAG ATGTTCGAGAACAACCGGGTGAAGTTCTACATGCAGACAGAGGTGTCGGAGCTGCGGGCCCAGGAGGGACAG CTGAAGGAGGTCGTGCTGAAGAGCAGCAAGGTCGTGCGGGCTGACGTCTGCGTGGTGGGCATTG GCGCGGTGCCCGCCACGGGCTTCCTGAGGCAGAGCGGCATCGGTCTGGATTCCCGAGGCTTCATCCCCGTCAAcaag ATGATGCAGACCAACATCCCAGGTGTGTTCGCGGCTGGCGATGCTGTCACCTTCCCCCTTGCCTGGAGGAACAATCGGAAAGTGAACATCCCTCACTGGCAGATGGCTCATGCCCAGG GGCGCGTGGCGGCCCAGAACATGCTGGCGCAGGAGGCGGAGATCAGCACCGTGCCCTACCTGTGGACGGCCATGTTCGGGAAGAGCCTGCGCTACACGG GCTACGGAGAAGGCTTCGACGACGTCATCATCCAGGGGGATCTGGAGGAGCTGAAGTTTGTGGCTTTTTACACCAA AGGCGACGAGGTGATCGCTGTGGCCAGCATGAATTACGATCCCATCGTGTCCAAGGTGGCTGAGGTGCTGGCCTCTGGCCGTGCCATCCGGAAGCGGGAGGTGGA GCTGTTTGTGCTGCACAGCAA GACTGGAGACATGTCTTGGCTCACAGGGAAAGGATCCTGA
- the AIFM3 gene encoding apoptosis-inducing factor 3 isoform X3 produces MGGCFSKPKPVELKIEVVLPEKERGKEELLASGKGSPRAYQGNGTARHFHAEERLPTPHPYPGAQDCVEAAVCHVKDLENGQMREVELGWGKALLVKDSGEFHALGHKCPHYGAPLVKGVLSRGRVRCPWHGACFNISTGDLEDFPGLDSLHKFQVKIEKEKVYVRASKQALQLQRRTKVMAKCISPSAGHSGSTNVLIVGAGAAGLVCAETLRQEGFSDRIVLCTLDRHLPYDRPKLSKSLDAQPEQLALRPKEFFRAYGIEVLTEAQVVTVDVRNKKVVFKDGFKLEYSKLLLAPGSSPKTLSCKGKEVENVFAIRTPEDANRVVRLARGRNVVIVGAGFLGMEVAAYLTEKAHSVSVVELEDTPFRRFLGQRVGRALMKMFENNRVKFYMQTEVSELRAQEGQLKEVVLKSSKVVRADVCVVGIGAVPATGFLRQSGIGLDSRGFIPVNKMMQTNIPGVFAAGDAVTFPLAWRNNRKVNIPHWQMAHAQGRVAAQNMLAQEAEISTVPYLWTAMFGKSLRYTGYGEGFDDVIIQGDLEELKFVAFYTKTGDMSWLTGKGS; encoded by the exons ATGGGCGGCTGCTTCTCCAAGCCCAAGCCAG TGGAGCTCAAGATCGAAGTGGTGCTGCCCGAGAAGGAGCGGGGCAAGGAGGAGCTGCTGGCCAGCGGGAAGGGCAGCCCCCGGGCCTACCAGGGCAACGGCACGGCCCGCCACTTCCACGCCGAGGAGCGCCTGCCCACTCCTCACCCCTACCCTGGCGCCCAGGACTGTGTGGAGGCTGCCGTCTGCCACGTCAAGGACCTGGAGAATGGCCA GATGCGGGAagtggagctgggctgggggaaggCGTTGCTGGTGAAGGACAGCGGGGAATTCCACGCGCTGGGCCACAAGTGTCCGCACTACGGCGCACCCCTGGTGAAAG GTGTGCTGTCCCGTGGCCGAGTGCGCTGCCCCTGGCATGGTGCCTGCTTCAACATCAGCACCGGGGACTTGGAGGACTTCCCGGGCCTGGACAGTCTGCACAAGTTCCAG GTGAAGATTGAGAAGGAAAAGGTGTACGTCCGGGCCAGCAAACAG gccctgcagctgcAGCGAAGGACCAAGGTGATGGCCAAGTGCATCTCTCCaagtgctgggcacagtggcagcACCAATGTGCTCATTGTGGGTGCAG GTGCAGCTGGCCTGGTGTGTGCGGAGACTCTGCGGCAGGAGGGCTTCTCGGACCGGATCGTCTTGTGCACGCTGGACCGGCACCTCCCCTATGACCGACCCAAGCTCAGCAAG TCCCTGGACGCACAGCCCGAGCAGCTGGCCCTGAGGCCCAAGGAGTTCTTCCGAGCCTATGGCATCGAGGTGCTCACTGAGGCCCAG GTGGTCACAGTGGATGTGAGAAACAAGAAGGTCGTGTTCAAAGATGGCTTCAAGCTGGAATACAGCAAGCTGCTGCTGGCGCCGGGGAGCAG CCCTAAGACCCTGAGCTGCAAAGGCAAAGAGGTGGAGAACGTGTTCGCCATCCGGACGCCAGAGGACGCCAATCGCGTGGTGAGACTGGCCCGAGGCCGCAATGTGGTCATCGTGGGAGCCGGCTTCCTGG gGATGGAGGTGGCCGCTTACCTGACGGAGAAGGCCCACTCGGTGTCCGTGGTGGAGCTGGAGGACACGCCCTTCAGGAGGTTCCTGGGGCAGCGTGTGGGCCGAGCCCTGATGAAG ATGTTCGAGAACAACCGGGTGAAGTTCTACATGCAGACAGAGGTGTCGGAGCTGCGGGCCCAGGAGGGACAG CTGAAGGAGGTCGTGCTGAAGAGCAGCAAGGTCGTGCGGGCTGACGTCTGCGTGGTGGGCATTG GCGCGGTGCCCGCCACGGGCTTCCTGAGGCAGAGCGGCATCGGTCTGGATTCCCGAGGCTTCATCCCCGTCAAcaag ATGATGCAGACCAACATCCCAGGTGTGTTCGCGGCTGGCGATGCTGTCACCTTCCCCCTTGCCTGGAGGAACAATCGGAAAGTGAACATCCCTCACTGGCAGATGGCTCATGCCCAGG GGCGCGTGGCGGCCCAGAACATGCTGGCGCAGGAGGCGGAGATCAGCACCGTGCCCTACCTGTGGACGGCCATGTTCGGGAAGAGCCTGCGCTACACGG GCTACGGAGAAGGCTTCGACGACGTCATCATCCAGGGGGATCTGGAGGAGCTGAAGTTTGTGGCTTTTTACACCAA GACTGGAGACATGTCTTGGCTCACAGGGAAAGGATCCTGA
- the AIFM3 gene encoding apoptosis-inducing factor 3 isoform X2 — MGGCFSKPKPVELKIEVVLPEKERGKEELLASGKGSPRAYQGNGTARHFHAEERLPTPHPYPGAQDCVEAAVCHVKDLENGQMREVELGWGKALLVKDSGEFHALGHKCPHYGAPLVKGVLSRGRVRCPWHGACFNISTGDLEDFPGLDSLHKFQVKIEKEKVYVRASKQALQLQRRTKVMAKCISPSAGHSGSTNVLIVGAGAAGLVCAETLRQEGFSDRIVLCTLDRHLPYDRPKLSKSLDAQPEQLALRPKEFFRAYGIEVLTEAQVVTVDVRNKKVVFKDGFKLEYSKLLLAPGSSPKTLSCKGKEVENVFAIRTPEDANRVVRLARGRNVVIVGAGFLGMEVAAYLTEKAHSVSVVELEDTPFRRFLGQRVGRALMKMFENNRVKFYMQTEVSELRAQEGQLKEVVLKSSKVVRADVCVVGIGAVPATGFLRQSGIGLDSRGFIPVNKMMQTNIPGVFAAGDAVTFPLAWRNNRKVNIPHWQMAHAQGRVAAQNMLAQEAEISTVPYLWTAMFGKSLRYTGYGEGFDDVIIQGDLEELKFVAFYTKGDEVIAVASMNYDPIVSKVAEVLASGRAIRKREVETGDMSWLTGKGS, encoded by the exons ATGGGCGGCTGCTTCTCCAAGCCCAAGCCAG TGGAGCTCAAGATCGAAGTGGTGCTGCCCGAGAAGGAGCGGGGCAAGGAGGAGCTGCTGGCCAGCGGGAAGGGCAGCCCCCGGGCCTACCAGGGCAACGGCACGGCCCGCCACTTCCACGCCGAGGAGCGCCTGCCCACTCCTCACCCCTACCCTGGCGCCCAGGACTGTGTGGAGGCTGCCGTCTGCCACGTCAAGGACCTGGAGAATGGCCA GATGCGGGAagtggagctgggctgggggaaggCGTTGCTGGTGAAGGACAGCGGGGAATTCCACGCGCTGGGCCACAAGTGTCCGCACTACGGCGCACCCCTGGTGAAAG GTGTGCTGTCCCGTGGCCGAGTGCGCTGCCCCTGGCATGGTGCCTGCTTCAACATCAGCACCGGGGACTTGGAGGACTTCCCGGGCCTGGACAGTCTGCACAAGTTCCAG GTGAAGATTGAGAAGGAAAAGGTGTACGTCCGGGCCAGCAAACAG gccctgcagctgcAGCGAAGGACCAAGGTGATGGCCAAGTGCATCTCTCCaagtgctgggcacagtggcagcACCAATGTGCTCATTGTGGGTGCAG GTGCAGCTGGCCTGGTGTGTGCGGAGACTCTGCGGCAGGAGGGCTTCTCGGACCGGATCGTCTTGTGCACGCTGGACCGGCACCTCCCCTATGACCGACCCAAGCTCAGCAAG TCCCTGGACGCACAGCCCGAGCAGCTGGCCCTGAGGCCCAAGGAGTTCTTCCGAGCCTATGGCATCGAGGTGCTCACTGAGGCCCAG GTGGTCACAGTGGATGTGAGAAACAAGAAGGTCGTGTTCAAAGATGGCTTCAAGCTGGAATACAGCAAGCTGCTGCTGGCGCCGGGGAGCAG CCCTAAGACCCTGAGCTGCAAAGGCAAAGAGGTGGAGAACGTGTTCGCCATCCGGACGCCAGAGGACGCCAATCGCGTGGTGAGACTGGCCCGAGGCCGCAATGTGGTCATCGTGGGAGCCGGCTTCCTGG gGATGGAGGTGGCCGCTTACCTGACGGAGAAGGCCCACTCGGTGTCCGTGGTGGAGCTGGAGGACACGCCCTTCAGGAGGTTCCTGGGGCAGCGTGTGGGCCGAGCCCTGATGAAG ATGTTCGAGAACAACCGGGTGAAGTTCTACATGCAGACAGAGGTGTCGGAGCTGCGGGCCCAGGAGGGACAG CTGAAGGAGGTCGTGCTGAAGAGCAGCAAGGTCGTGCGGGCTGACGTCTGCGTGGTGGGCATTG GCGCGGTGCCCGCCACGGGCTTCCTGAGGCAGAGCGGCATCGGTCTGGATTCCCGAGGCTTCATCCCCGTCAAcaag ATGATGCAGACCAACATCCCAGGTGTGTTCGCGGCTGGCGATGCTGTCACCTTCCCCCTTGCCTGGAGGAACAATCGGAAAGTGAACATCCCTCACTGGCAGATGGCTCATGCCCAGG GGCGCGTGGCGGCCCAGAACATGCTGGCGCAGGAGGCGGAGATCAGCACCGTGCCCTACCTGTGGACGGCCATGTTCGGGAAGAGCCTGCGCTACACGG GCTACGGAGAAGGCTTCGACGACGTCATCATCCAGGGGGATCTGGAGGAGCTGAAGTTTGTGGCTTTTTACACCAA AGGCGACGAGGTGATCGCTGTGGCCAGCATGAATTACGATCCCATCGTGTCCAAGGTGGCTGAGGTGCTGGCCTCTGGCCGTGCCATCCGGAAGCGGGAGGTGGA GACTGGAGACATGTCTTGGCTCACAGGGAAAGGATCCTGA